A single window of Montipora capricornis isolate CH-2021 chromosome 14, ASM3666992v2, whole genome shotgun sequence DNA harbors:
- the LOC138033462 gene encoding uncharacterized protein encodes MFLIDGFKYGFHLFSVGQSRSYESPNLLSARQQPQVVDQKLAKELEAHRLAGPFDTPPFPVFRVSPLGIVPKKTPGEFRLIHHLSYPKGKSVNDGISHEHSSVQYANIDLAIKKIKQSGVGSYLAKTDIKSAFRILPINPQDYHLLGMKWSGQYYYDKCMPMGCSSSCKTFENFSTAVEWIAQDKLGIANLIHLLDDFLLIQTTESQCSRSLRLFLELCDFLGIPMAPEKTFGPSTILTFAGVELDTIRCESRLPEDKLLKCQQLITEFIKKKKATLRELQSLTGVLNFACSVVVPGRCFLRRLIDLTIGLKRPDYFVRVSKEVKADLLTWQQFFQEYNGKSFFLNEKWENSVSLQLFTDAAGAHGFGAVFGSHWCYGEWPKEWLGLNIAILEFYPIVLSLMLWGDHIRDRCIIFFTDNEALVHVINKSTCRDPSLMIFVRKLVLVCLRHNILFKAKHISGFKNTLADALSRLQIARFRKLAPAYMDPMPTAIPSHLLPENWHL; translated from the coding sequence ATGTTTTTAATAGATGGATTTAAGTATGGATTTCATCTCTTTTCTGTTGGTCAAAGTAGATCTTATGAATCTCCTAATTTGTTATCTGCACGACAACAGCCCCAAGTAGTTGATCAAAAATTAGCTAAGGAGCTGGAAGCCCATAGGTTGGCTGGACCATTTGATACTCCACCCTTTCCTGTTTTCAGAGTGTCACCCCTGGGTATTGTTCCGAAGAAAACCCCAGGGGAATTTCGTCTGATACATCATCTTTCATATCCCAAGGGTAAATCAGTAAATGATGGAATATCCCATGAACATTCCAGTGTTCAATATGCTAATATTGACCTTGCTATTAAAAAGATTAAACAATCAGGTGTCGGTTCATATTTGGCTAAAACCGATATTAAAAGTGCTTTCAGAATTTTACCCATTAATCCTCAAGATTATCATCTTTTAGGCATGAAGTGGAGTGGTCAATATTATTATGATAAATGCATGCCTATGGGGTGCTCCAGCTCGTGTAAAACCTTTGAAAATTTTAGTACAGCTGTTGAGTGGATTGCGCAGGATAAGCTCGGTATAGCTAACCTTATTCACTTGCTAGACGATTTTCTCCTCATTCAGACAACAGAAAGTCAGTGTTCTAGAAGTCTTAGACTCTTCTTAGAATTATGTGATTTTTTAGGCATTCCCATGGCACCTGAAAAAACATTTGGCCCATCTACAATTTTGACATTTGCAGGTGTGGAACTAGACACTATCCGTTGCGAATCACGCTTACCTGAAGATAAATTATTGAAATGTCAACAATTGATTACTGAATTTATAAAAAAGAAGAAGGCAACATTGAGAGAGTTGCAGTCGCTTACCGGGGTACTAAATTTCGCTTGTTCAGTGGTTGTTCCAGGCCGTTGCTTTTTAAGACGACTTATTGACTTGACAATTGGCCTCAAAAGACCGGATTATTTTGTTCGTGTTTCAAAGGAGGTGAAGGCTGATTTGTTAACTTGGCAACAGTTTTTTCAAGAATACAATGGTAAATcattttttcttaatgaaaAATGGGAAAATAGTGTGAGCCTACAGTTATTTACTGATGCGGCAGGGGCGCACGGTTTTGGAGCTGTCTTTGGTTCTCACTGGTGCTATGGTGAATGGCCTAAGGAATGGTTGGGTCTAAATATTGCAATTCTGGAGTTTTACCCAATTGTTCTGAGTTTAATGTTGTGGGGTGACCATATTAGGGACAGGTGTATTATATTTTTTACTGATAATGAGGCACTAGTACATGTGATCAATAAGTCTACCTGTAGAGATCCTTCTTTAATGATATTTGTTCGTAAACTTGTGCTAGTTTGTTTGCGGCACAATATATTGTTTAAAGCCAAGCATATTTCGGGTTTTAAGAACACTCTTGCGGATGCGCTGTCTCGTTTGCAGATCGCACGTTTCAGGAAACTAGCACCAGCTTACATGGATCCCATGCCAACAGCAATCCCATCCCATCTACTCCCGGAAAACTGGCATCTATAG
- the LOC138033817 gene encoding uncharacterized protein, whose product MASGAEFTEEQLNYFRICFITTYVITEGLRTIFKQEWDSRYKATLGEWKDQRKNGQDFKYLQSSTARKRNAKLLKTMVNGNTAKWDCTMLFYGILYSDCFRSSLDRDIRSSVDGLRNFRNKVFAHLQQGSLTKLEFQNAVGKVLVAFQKLGLSDVKIKEVTNQTSFPTSELTKVRQQVDDLKDELKETERCRKILEEQLQREAPPFCVLPPKPSHHVARRNREVLEMDQKLKRLKEANENCLSYLYISGNPGSGKSQLAALVAEKWFDEETSDASTKTFVMTLDAQNLDSLLESYYSFARHLRCPEDALSDIMKNKDMDSKKKIANIKSLISTKVELYSSWLLIVDNVVRLNEISHHLPQTRNSSWCKGHVLITSQDKAAIPSETCSISVSEGMMLSDALTLLAFISGIADDDTAKEVAEALDYQPLALASAATFVRLAREKKASSFGWKEYLQKLSEGQRAITESFLADRNPSYPHTMTKVILLTVDMVMSTDKVLNHAFNLISLCAQKPLNLDLLINYVMNMEKEKNGSAGSELADADIIGLRIQESSLILIKKEESSVFVRVHQVVRDAIQKKIAEKYLEIVHFEGTVLPEIINSFYQFTVDKGLGDEGSVTKSFHLVPHLKCLITEIEKHISEFRKSNELRVQYFPDNFLMMGLICYLHCEYNIAKTFGIVAVNFSHRDDVFEGDATQANDELGDIGQAEEYYERHLAICRKKPGSQRVDVANCLKFLGSVLREQGDWEQAKEHFELALAIYQEKLDSQHVNVASTFKLLGDVVRGQGDLREAIKCFERALDIFQERLGKQHVHVAWTLNGLGEVLRDQGELGQAKECYKKALAIFKKSLGPRHVLVGSTFNSFGDVLRDQGNLVLAEKCYKRALDIFQESLGSRHVIVAKTYNNLGDVLRDQGELGDAKKYCEWALAIFQERPGSQHVDVGLIFDTLGDVHRLQGELGRAEEYYEKALAIFQKWLSLNHVNVACTLNGLGRIRRAQGKLGEAKGYYEQALAIFQERLGPQHVNVAWIFNSWGDVLRDQGKLGQAKEYYERALTIFQERLGSQHVHVAWTFKRLADVLRDQGELGQAKEYHKRALAIYPSMA is encoded by the coding sequence ATGGCGTCTGGTGCGGAATTCACTGAAGAACAACTCAATTACTTCAGGATCTGCTTCATCACCACATATGTAATAACTGAGGGTCTGCGGACAATCTTTAAACAAGAATGGGACAGTCGCTACAAGGCAACACTGGGAGAATGGAAAGACCAGCGTAAGAATGGACAGGACTTTAAATACCTGCAGTCATCAACAGCCcgaaaaagaaatgcaaagcTTTTGAAAACCATGGTTAATGGCAACACAGCAAAATGGGATTGTACCATGCTCTTTTACGGGATCCTTTACTCTGATTGTTTCAGGAGTTCCCTAGACCGTGACATCCGTTCTAGCGTGGATGGTTTAAGAAATTTTCGAAATAaagttttcgctcatttgcaacAGGGCAGTCTCACGAAGCTAGAGTTTCAAAATGCTGTAGGAAAAGTATTGGTTGCCTTTCAAAAACTTGGCCTCTCCGATGTGAAGATTAAGGAAGTTACAAACCAAACGAGTTTTCCGACAAGCGAGTTGACGAAAGTACGCCAACAAGTTGATGATTTGAAAGACGAACTCAAAGAAACAGAACGGTGTCGAAAGATCCTTGAAGAGCAGTTGCAGCGTGAAGCTCCTCCGTTTTGCGTTCTTCCTCCCAAGCCATCGCATCACGTTGCCAGACGAAATCGTGAGGTGTTGGAAATGGATCAGAAGCTAAAGCGACTAAAGGAAGCCAACGAGAACTGTTTAAGTTACCTGTATATCTCAGGAAACCCGGGAAGCGGCAAATCTCAGTTAGCTGCCCTCGTCGCGGAGAAGTGGTTTGACGAAGAAacaagcgacgcaagcacaaagaCATTTGTAATGACTCTAGATGCGCAGAACCTGGATTCACTGTTGGAATCGTACTACTCTTTTGCTCGACATTTAAGGTGTCCGGAAGATGCCTTATCGGACATAATGAAGAATAAAGATATGGATTCAAAGAAGAAAATCGCAAATATTAAGTCCTTAATTAGCACCAAAGTGGAGCTTTACTCTTCTTGGCTGTTGATAGTGGACAATGTTGTGagattgaatgaaataagtcaTCATTTGCCACAAACAAGGAACTCGAGCTGGTGTAAAGGGCATGTGTTAATAACCTCTCAAGACAAAGCTGCTATACCTTCAGAGACGTGTTCCATATCAGTAAGCGAAGGTATGATGCTATCTGACGCTCTTACTTTATTAGCCTTCATCTCGGGCATCGCTGACGATGACACCGCAAAAGAAGTTGCTGAGGCATTAGATTATCAACCCCTCGCCTTGGCAAGCGCAGCGACATTTGTGCGACTTGCGCGAGAAAAAAAAGCATCCTCCTTCGGCTGGAAAGAGTATCTCCAGAAGCTTTCTGAGGGCCAGCGTGCTATTACTGAGTCCTTTCTTGCCGACCGCAATCCAAGCTATCCACACACCATGACCAAGGTGATTTTATTGACTGTGGACATGGTGATGTCAACTGACAAGGTTTTAAATCACGCTTTTAATCTCATTTCACTCTGTGCTCAGAAACCATTAAACCTTGACCTGTTGATCAACTACGTCATGAATATGGAGAAGGAAAAGAATGGTAGCGCAGGGAGCGAACTTGCTGATGCAGATATTATTGGTTTGAGGATTCAAGAAAGCTCACTGATCTTAATTAAAAAAGAGGAAAGCAGCGTCTTCGTTCGCGTTCATCAGGTTGTGCGAGATgctatccaaaagaaaattgctgaaaaatatttggaaattgtACATTTTGAAGGGACTGTTCTTCCTGAGATTATTAATTCATTTTATCAGTTTACAGTTGATAAAGGACTAGGTGATGAAGGCTCTGTCACTAAAAGCTTTCACTTAGTACCACATTTAAAATGCCTGATAACCGAAATTGAAAAACACATATCTGAGTTTAGGAAAAGTAATGAATTAAGGGTGCAGTATTTCCCAGATAATTTTCTTATGATGGGCTTGATCTGTTATCTTCATTGTGAGTATAATATAGCCAAAACCTTCGGTATCGTGGCTGTGAATTTTAGTCATCGTGATGATGTTTTTGAAGGAGATGCCACACAAGCCAATGATGAGTTGGGTGACATCGGACAAGCTGAAGAGTATTATGAGCGTCATCTTGCAATTTGCCGTAAAAAGCCTGGTTCTCAGCGTGTCGATGTTGCAAACTGTTTGAAATTTTTGGGTTCTGTACTTCGTGAGCAAGGTGACTGGGAACAAGCGAAGGAGCACTTTGAGTTGGCTCTTGCTATTTACCAAGAAAAGCTTGATTCTCAGCATGTCAATGTCGCATCTACATTTAAACTTTTAGGTGATGTAGTTCGTGGCCAAGGTGATCTGCGAGAAGCAATAAAGTGTTTTGAGCGGGCTCTTGATATTTTCCAAGAAAGGCTTGGTAAACAGCATGTCCATGTCGCATGGACTTTAAACGGTTTGGGTGAAGTACTTCGTGACCAAGGTGAGCTGGGTCAAGCAAAAGAGTGTTACAAGAAGGCTcttgcaattttcaaaaaaagccTTGGCCCACGTCATGTCCTTGTCGGAAGCACATTTAACAGTTTTGGTGATGTACTTCGTGACCAAGGTAACCTGGTTCTAGCAGAAAAGTGTTATAAGCGGGCTCTTGATATTTTCCAAGAAAGCCTTGGTTCTCGGCATGTCATTGTCGCAAAGACTTATAACAATTTGGGTGATGTACTTCGTGACCAAGGAGAGCTGGGTGATGCGAAAAAGTATTGTGAGTGGGCTCTTGCTATTTTCCAAGAAAGGCCTGGTTCCCAGCATGTCGATGTCGGACTGATTTTTGACACTTTGGGTGATGTACATCGTCTTCAAGGTGAGCTGGGTCGAGCAGAAGAGTATTATGAGAAGGCTCTTGctattttccaaaaatggcTTAGCCTTAATCATGTCAATGTCGCATGCACGCTTAACGGTTTGGGTCGTATACGTCGTGCCCAAGGCAAGCTGGGTGAAGCAAAAGGTTACTATGAGCAGGCTCTTGCTATTTTCCAAGAAAGGCTTGGCCCTCAGCATGTCAATGTCGCATGGATTTTTAACAGTTGGGGTGATGTACTTCGCGACCAAGGTAAGCTGGGTCAAGCAAAAGAGTATTATGAGCGGGCTCTTACTATTTTTCAAGAAAGACTTGGTTCTCAGCATGTACATGTGGCATGGACGTTTAAGAGATTGGCTGATGTACTTCGTGACCAAGGAGAGCTGGGTCAAGCAAAAGAGTATCATAAGCGGGCTCTTGCTATTTACCCAAGCATGGCTTGA